The window ATTTCTGAGCCTTTTTCTCACCAATCTCCTGATAGGATTCTTCCCGGCGCTCCGCGACAACTTGGCGGAACTTCTTCAAAAGCTGTTCTAGTGTTTTCATATCTGTCGTCGCAGCTTCCGCTTGGATTTTTTTATACATATACATAACATGGAATTCATCAATCATATTGGTTATCTCCGTTTCATTACAAGATTATTTCCCTCTGCACGAGGGAATGTTGCCATTTTTCAAAACTGATTCACAGTCATTTTTAACTTCCAGTAAATACGCTCATCAGCATCATCCGGTTTTATGTTTTTCAGTACAAGCTCAATAATATGCTCTTTATGCCAGTATAAAATCGTTTCCTTTAACTCATCCATATTGATCTCAGATACATCTTTGCCTCTTCCACTTTTGACATAGTCTTCAACTTCACAGGCAATCAAAACATAA of the Citrobacter freundii genome contains:
- a CDS encoding DNA-binding protein yields the protein MIDEFHVMYMYKKIQAEAATTDMKTLEQLLKKFRQVVAERREESYQEIGEKKAQKLRAKRLQQLLEKMVRDRVSPGSLFK